In Eupeodes corollae chromosome 3, idEupCoro1.1, whole genome shotgun sequence, a single genomic region encodes these proteins:
- the LOC129952931 gene encoding inhibitor of Bruton tyrosine kinase, producing MDTSKHTATSHPNIKYNINNIEYDCTKKCRSQFHGQEITAALTKRAVEDDKLAAFIARKCCNFCDITDPLGRSAVHMAASVDRYVILEWLLNQGAIINSRDAESGSSALHRSIYYGCIDCAVLLLRYGASIELLDEDTRSPLQNCCRLCDFSDYLDVSAEKTELLVWGSNKNYNLGIGNEEGASTPQFIDFFRKEQKSIELISLSAYHSLFVDKKGQLYAVGHGKGGRLGNGTENSLPIPKKVKVPIKNAGEKIICISTSKKHSLILTNRSAVFACGLNEDMQLGVRDCPEKLTAFKEVVTLRDFGVENLSRVIARDTYSLAYSKNMLWVWGANCGQFGWSSNNEARFSVPKQISLPERTELKFVEANNFAISCYTTAKTILLFYNYKMKSIKPPQIEAIKSISVVGGGNSRSSKGSVSALKLLMLTETNVVFIWYEMSQQYLRCMFSHIRVSEIDKIFFKANQVLILSQGDVYTGKCHQVPVQNYQESSADAWFTDGQSRKDICNDQKIRIELSRIAQLDRAVDVFCDDDFTSFAVLQESYANYFVLPKLIDEEYSFKKLLNDSSEFDNIHDLVFYVDGENFYAHKFIVFSRSAGLREIVEAYSDKKIHLNFERLSAKMFELILKNIYTNYFITEDDLDDIQQSLGRDCPPERDQILALFVSFVEKFQLNSLANFIKSHASHLPRSIDRSKYRFSALKRGDFPKLYDVTIRCAGDVEIHAHKCILVSRLEYFDLMFTHTWSETTTVNLTTVPPEYMTPIIDFLYTLNGDSFRKQNHSETFLYNMVVYCDQFFIDHLRKVCEVLLLEKINIRKCGEMLDFACLYNCNVLKTGCLNFICQNLYRVLSQRSLESCEPEALNFINAHYRQMFKEVFDYRMITPDSEAVSDEILLSFVDDFEVDLDYRMEEGDTIKTQTKLKQKENKFWRSTRQHEQDAINSMKEMSLQDSRKDSVSEKSKVIQEADEVSAKIHDEYKSWLKVADKRDVKKKTVVPVAAAAVNANEVLKVEPKPREALVALSPRVEKVIPEEETTPTKEFNINLAEFTPIRADKLSQKQRKRLSSDTTMPLTPSKPVEVPQARPNAWGISSPPDLDSSSFMNSPSSLTKESPTKPATTTSGPSPSTSRTSFSKILEDEKKQREYIDRMRNKSLVLTQIEETAITELRHFYNVDNAADEIITIERKKRPVTMNFAIWQRN from the exons ATGGATACGTCAAAACACACTGCCACCTCGCATCCAAATATTAAGTACAATATCAACAACATTGAGTACGATTGTACCAAAAAATGCCGATCACAGTTCCATGGTCAAGAAATTACAGCCGCTCTTACGAAAAGGGCTGTGGAAGACGACAAACTTGCCGCATTTATTGCCAGGAAATGTTGCAACTTCTGCGACATCACAGATCCTCTG GGCCGATCAGCGGTTCATATGGCGGCTTCAGTGGATCGTTATGTAATTCTCGAGTGGCTTTTGAATCAG GGGGCTATAATCAATAGCAGAGATGCTGAATCTGGGAGTAGTGCCCTGCATAGATCCATCTACTATGGCTGTATTGATTGTGCTGTGCTTCTGCTTCGCTATGGAGCCAGCATCGAGCTCCTCGATGAGGACACACGAAGTCCACTTCAAAACTGCTGCAGGCTTTGTGATTTTTCAGACTACTTGGATGT TTCCGCTGAGAAAACAGAGCTCCTAGTTTGGGGATCGAATAAGAATTACAATCTTGGCATTGGTAACGAAGAAGGGGCATCAACACCCCAGTTCATTGACTTCTTTCGAAAGGAACAAAAGTCCATCGAATTGATCTCACTCAGCGCTTATCACAGTTTGTTTGTTGACAAGAAAGGACAACTGTACGCTGTGGGACACGGAAAAGGAGGTCGATTAG GAAATGGAACCGAAAACAGTTTACCAATTCCAAAGAAAGTCAAAGTGCCCATAAAGAATGCCGGAGAGAAGATTATTTGCATTAGTACCTCGAAGAAACATTCACTTATTCTAACCAACAGAAGCGCCGTTTTTGCTTGTGGTTTGAATGAGGATATGCAACTTGGAGTTCGTGATTGTCCAGAAAAACTAACTGCATTTAAAGAAGTTGTCACTTTAAGAGATTTCGGAGTGGAAAACTTGAGCAGAGTTATTGCCAGAGATACTTACTCGTTGGCATATTCTAAGAACATGCTTTGGGTGTGGGGTGCAAATTGTGGACAATTTGGTTGGAGTAGTAATAATGAAGCTCGATTCTCAGTACCAAAACAG aTTTCGTTACCTGAAAGGACGGAGTTGAAATTTGTTGAAGCAAATAACTTTGCCATTTCGTGCTATACAACTGCCAAgacgattttattattttacaactATAAAATGAAGAGCATCAAACCACCACA AATAGAAGCAATTAAGAGCATATCAGTGGTTGGTGGAGGCAATTCAAGATCGTCAAAAGGTTCAGTGTCAGCCCTTAAACTTCTGATGCTAACAgaaacaaatgttgttttcatttggTATGAAATGTCTCAACAATACCTCAG ATGTATGTTTTCACATATCCGTGTAAGCGAGATCGATAAGATCTTCTTCAAAGCCAATCAGGTGTTGATTTTATCGCAAGGCGATGTCTACACCGGCAAATGCCATCAAGTTCCAGTACAAAATTACCAAGAGAGCAGTGCCGATGCTTGGTTCACCGACGGACAATCGCGCAAAGATATTTGCAATGATCAAAAGATTCGAATTGAACTGTCGCGAATAGCTCAATTGGATCGGGCTGTGGATGTATTCTGTGATGATGATTTTACCTCATTTGCTGTGCTCCAAGAAAGCTATGCAAATTATTTCGTTCTACCAAAACTCATAGACGAGGAATATAGTTTCAAGAAACTCCTAAACGATTCGAGTGAATTTGACAATATCCATGACTTGGTGTTTTATGTGGACGGAGAGAATTTCTATGCGCATAAATTTATAGTCTTTTCAAGATCAGCAGGATTGCGAGAGATTGTTGAGGCCTACTCTGATAAGAAAATCCATTTGAACTTTGAAAGACTATCGGCGAAAATGTTTGAGTTGATCTTGAAAAATATCTACACAAACTATTTTATAACTGAAGATG atctcgATGATATACAGCAGTCATTAGGTCGGGATTGTCCTCCTGAGCGAGATCAAATCTTGGCATTGTTTGtgagttttgttgaaaaattccaACTTAACAGTTTAGCGAACTTTATCAAAAG TCACGCCAGTCATCTCCCTCGATCGATAGACAGATCCAAGTATCGATTTAGTGCCCTGAAACGCGGTGATTTTCCAAAACTCTACGATGTCACTATTCGATGTGCTGGGGATGTTGAAATTCATGCTCATAAATGCATTTTGGTCTCGAGACTGGAGTACTTTGATCTGATGTTCACACACACCTGGTCAGAGACAACCACCGTTAATTTGACAACAGTACCACCGGAGTACATGACACCAATCATAGATTTCCTCTACACCTTGAACGGAGACAGTTTTCGAAAGCAAAACCATTCGGAAACGTTTCTCTACAATATGGTTGTGTATTGTGATCAGTTTTTCATCGATCATCTGCGGAAAGTTTGTGAGGTTTTGTTGCTGGAAAAGATCAACATTCGAAAGTGTGGGGAGATGTTGGATTTTGCATGTCTTTACAATTGTAATGTCTTAAAAACtggttgtttaaattttatctgtcaaaatttgtacCGAGTTCTATCGCAAAGAAGTTTAGAATCATGCGAGCCAGAAGCCTTGAATTTCATTAACGCACATTACCGTCAAATGTTTAAGGAAGTATTCGATTATCGCATGATAACTCCTGACTCAGAGGCTGTTAGTGATGagattttgttaagttttgttGATGATTTCGAGGTTGATTTGGACTACAGAATGGAAGAAGGTGACACTATCAAAACTCAGACAAAACTTAAACAGAAAGAGAATAAATTTTGGAGAAGTACACGACAACATGAACAAGATGCTATCAATTCAATGAAAGAAATGAGTTTACAAGATTCAAGAAAAGACAGTGTGTCTGAGAAGTCAAAGGTCATCCAAGAAGCAGATGAGGTTTCGGCGAAAATACACGATGAGTACAAATCATGGCTGAAAGTGGCCGACAAAAGAGATGTCAAAAAGAAGACAGTGGTTCCTGTTGCGGCAGCGGCGGTGAATGCGAATGAAGTTCTTAAAGTGGAACCAAAACCCAGAGAAGCTCTAGTTGCTCTCAGTCCACGTGTTGAGAAAGTAATTCCCGAAGAAGAAACTACTCCCACAAAGGAGTTCAATATCAATTTAGCTGAATTCACGCCAATACGAGCGGACAAACTTTCTCAGAAACAGAGAAAACGACTTTCGTCAGACACAACAATGCCTCTAACACCTTCAAAACCTGTTGAAGTACCCCAAGCTCGACCCAATGCATGGGGTATCAGTAGTCCACCAGATTTAGACTCATCATCATTTATGAATTCGCCTTCAAGTTTAACAAAAGAATCTCCAACCAAACCGGCGACGACGACGTCGGGGCCATCACCATCTACAAGTCGTACAAGTTTTAGTAAAATTCTTGAGGACGAGAAAAAGCAACGTGAATATATTGATAGAATGCGCAACAAGTCGTTAGTTTTGACGCAAATAGAAGAGACTGCAATAACTGAGTTGAGACATTTTTATAATGTCGACAATGCCGCTGATGAGATTATAACAATTGAACGTAAGAAAAGACCAGTGACTATGAATTTTGCAATATGgcaaagaaattaa